One region of Triticum aestivum cultivar Chinese Spring chromosome 6B, IWGSC CS RefSeq v2.1, whole genome shotgun sequence genomic DNA includes:
- the LOC123136566 gene encoding 5'-deoxynucleotidase HDDC2, with the protein MGGSRALSLSSLCAASLAAAAAAATRFPLLSPHHRARHLRPRLAAAMSSSSSPAPAPGSDPAAPAASSASSAIDFLTLCYRLKTTKRAGWVRRGVPGPESVADHMYRMGVMALIAADLPAGVNRDRCVKMAIVHDIAEAIVGDITPADGVPKEEKSRREKEALDHMCALLGGGSRADEIRELWMEYENNATLEAKVVKDFDKVEMILQALEYEKEQGRDLEEFFQSTAGKFQTDVGKAWAAEVASRRK; encoded by the exons ATGGGTGGGAGCCGAGCCCTTTCCCtctcctccctctgcgccgcctccctcgccgccgccgccgccgccgcgaccaggttccccctcctctccccccaccaccgcgcgcgccacctccggccccgcctcgccgccgccatgtcgtcctcctcctcgcccgccCCGGCCCCTGGGTCCGACCCCGCGGCCCCGGCGGCGTCCTCGGCGTCCTCCGCCATCGACTTCCTCACGCTCTGCTACCGCCTCAAG ACGACGAAGAGGGCTGGTTGGGTGAGGCGCGGGGTGCCGGGCCCCGAGTCGGTGGCCGACCACATGTACCGGATGGGAGTCATGGCGCTCATCGCCGCCGACCTTCCGGCCGGCGTCAACCGCGACAG GTGTGTGAAAATGGCGATTGTGCATGACATAGCCGAAG CTATTGTTGGCGATATCACCCCTGCTGATGGTGTACCCAAGGAAGAGAAGAGCCGTAGGGAGAAGGAAGCTTTGGACCATATGTGCGCATTGCTTGGTGGAGGTTCAAGAG CCGACGAAATTCGTGAACTTTGGATGGAGTATGAGAACAACGCCACTTTAGAAGCGAAGGTTGTTAAAGATTTTGACAAG GTTGAGATGATACTTCAAGCACTGGAATACGAAAAGG AGCAAGGGCGGGACCTAGAAGAGTTCTTCCAATCGACGGCAG GGAAATTCCAAACGGACGTCGGAAAAGCATGGGCGGCAGAGGTTGCATCGAGAAGAAAGTGA